Within the Eucalyptus grandis isolate ANBG69807.140 chromosome 1, ASM1654582v1, whole genome shotgun sequence genome, the region CTCTGTGAGGTATTGCCGACCATATTTAAGGTCATGGTATTTTGCTTTTTGACCACATCGAATGAGGAATGATGCAATGTTGCACATAACAAGATCGACGCACTGCTGTCAAGgcaccaaaaggaaaaatgtggTGCTAGATAGCAAGACTGACATAAATATTGTATATGTATAAGCTGTCTTTGAACTAATAGTGATTGCAATATATTTCTGAAAGATTGCACTCTTAATAAGCTCTATCGCTGGAATGACCTTGAAGgaggatcgaacagggccagatGTACCATTTCTCACTCTATGCTCGAGAAGAAATCTGTTCCTGGATTTGTGCAGGATATTTTGGATCTCTCAGGATCCAGGAACTGAAGGCGGGATCTTGAAATAGAtgtgtacatatatataaacataaaagAAGGAACTTGGCATTATAGTTGTCTTCCTGGGCGTGACTTTGGTGTCCCCAGTATTTCTTAAATGCACTCATCAACGCAGCATGGGTTTAGGCATTAATCTTTCAGAAATATATGGACGTGGGGTGTGTGCTTGGTCCTATTTTTGCGGCGCCTTTTGAAAAAACAATGAAGCTTAGCATCTGTCCTTGCTGGACCACACTGATTGTGGTCTAGAGCATGGTCATTTGTTTTACTTTTGCGAGACCACGAACGTACTGGGGGCCAATGAAGTACGAATCGGTTCTTGCGTTTACTCGGTTAACTCCTCAGGCTGCCCGAGTTGGTTAGACTGATAGCCAACCTCCCATATACATAGCCAGCATGGTAGGCACGCCATTATTTGAAAACCTTGTTTGAGTTTGGCATAGATTGAGATAGCCAATCACAGTTTAAACGGCATTGAGACCCGACTCAAAGCTTTCAAAACAAAAGAGGTGTCTTGTTGCGCATCTAGAGGTCCAACGCATTAAGGGATTTAATAAAGTCGACTTCGATACCATGTCGAATGAGTCAGTCGAGTTTAGGTACGTGCTTTCTTTGGGATGTTTTGTCATGCCTAGCTAGCCAGAAATGACTATCAATCCATTCCAAGATAAACTTAGCGGACATTGCCATTTAGTCGCTGTTCTAAAAGAGAAATGGTAGACCAAATTATGTTTCGCTAGTTTGGGTCAAATATAGACACAGTGGTCGCATGgtaacataaaaagaaaatcgatcatttaCGTTTTAATGTGATTTATTTACTTGCTATTCTAAAAGAGGAGTAGTAGACCAAATTATGTTTCGCTATTTTGGGTCAAATTTAGACATAATGGTCGCATggtaacataaaaataaaaggaaattgatcTTGTATGTTTCGATGGAATTGAAGAGATGTGGCCATTTCGCAACATAAGGTTGAAAACTTAAAAGCTTTGAGCACATCAAGATCCAATTTTTAAGCGCTAAACATAATTACCAATTCGGAGTTGGTGCGACCCCATCTTTGCTACCTAACTTGTTGGTAACTTCCCAGACGATGTAAACCAATACCCTCCTCCATAAGTATTTACCAAACGCTACACATGCACAACACATCCTCTCGTGATTTGAATTGATAGTTGCAGCAATGACCTTCGTGACGACCTAGAGTGGGAAGTACGGAGGGACAGTCTAGTGTAACGCCTTAGCAATATACAAGCAAGGCTAAGCGCCATAGCATCTCTCCTTTGCAAATCCATTCCACGGGGAAAAGAGTCTTGCAAACAAATACTAGCAATAAACACCCACATTGTCTATGGGGGAGTCCCAAGCTAGTTAATAAAGCTTGGGTTTTCTACTTTTACACAATGATAACCCCAGGGGTTTCAAAGTGGACTCTTGACCCCATGTTAGGACATAATGAGGACGTAgctcctaaggggtggagagtgtgatagcTCAGGCAATGAGTGAGGAGGAGGGATGGTAGTACGTCCATGTCTCGATCCTTGGACGTCTGTTGGGAGAGGGCGCGTCTCTTATTTCACATCGCTTATGGAGAGTTCTGAACTGGCTTTGTTCTCTACTTGTACATATACATTTTTTGGACAAAGCCCATAcgaacaaaaccgtgaggctCAATGAGGTCCAAagcaaacaatatatatatatatatatatatatatatatatataatggtcTCTCACAACGTATGTGATCATAACGGGTACAGACTCCCACATTGTGTGGAATCATAATGGACACAGTGTGCTTGAAGCAATGTGTGGTACCATAACACCATAGCGAGCACGTTGTGCCTGAAGAGGTGAAGAATGTGATGACCTAGACCCAataagtaggggtgtgcaaccggaccgggtaaacccggttcccggaccggccCGCTcggaaaacagggtcgggaaccggttcccattgaaaccggtccgggaaccggttcccaaaagtCAGAACCGGTttgaaccggtccgggaaccggttccgagggattacccacacgggaaccggatcgaccggaccggttcgggaaccggtttgagaaccggATTGTACGCCTTCTTGTCGACCTTGCGGCTTCACTGGTTGCTGGTGTCGCGAGGAGCCAAGCGGCGGTGCTGGTGCAGTGGCGGCTTCACAGGGGCaagggcgacggcgacgaagcTTCGGGCGGTCAGAGGTGTCGGGTCGTCGCGGCCACAGCAGGGGCGACGAGTGGCGGTGCGAGCTCGCGGGTGAGGGGGCTCCGGCGGTGGCGCGGTGGTGCGGCCGCGGCGACGCAGGCGCAGCGGTCGGCGGCTATGGCGTGCGGAGGGAGCccgtgaagaagatgaacagtacactgttctatttcttcttttttcttttctccctgcCGGCTTGTCACGTCTCCCTCACGTCCCTCTCCACGCTGCCCACGTCTCCTCTGCCTCCTGACATTGACCTTGACTCTCAAgcttttcctccctttttttttcgtgtttcttttttccaaggACCGAAGAAGGCCCCTTGCCGAGTGATCCACAAAGAAAAACCCCGAGTAGAATTGCTAAATTATCGCAACTTAATCTCGAGTGAACAACTTAGGATTTGATTAATATATACGAAATGAggtagaaatttatttattaataacgcttaatatttcaatataaattaaaagaattatgttgttttttcatgtattaaaataaaattcgaaatcgtATAGATGGACGGttgcaaaataggttccaatataaacagtcAACCCCGTTCCGGACCGAAAAAAAAGGGTGGGAAGGAACAAGGCCCAAAAAAACAAGGGTAGGGAACATGGTTCATAAAAGGAGAACGATTATAACGGGGTAGGGAATGGGGTCCAGATCTAGACCCTACCCATCCTGGACCCGCTCACCCCTACCAATAAGTATAGAGGGATATGTCTCATACCTCAtatgtttagttgataatgcttgggttctttattttttataatgcGTTTAAAAATTATATAGGCCTCGGCCCAAAGCAGATGCTCCCGGATCCTTACAGCCTCGAAATCAGCAAAATCCCATCCACGAGGGGTGGCTGCAGCAGCATAAAGTTTTCGgagccaaaaaagagaaaaaccctTAAAAAGTCGGCCCTCTGTGCATTAAATAAGGGGTTATCCTCATCTCCTGAAATGGAAGGCCGGGACCAAGTTCTTTGATGGTTTCTCCCCTGATGTGATGAGCGGAAGACGATGACCTGGCCATAACCGAGCCAACCTTAGTAGCTTCAGAGCTTTGATTGTGTGCGGGACCATggaataaaagaaacaacatgTGTTGCACGAGCGTCCTAATTCAGTATCATTTGTCCTtccgagagagaaagggacgTAAGAAAGTTAGGTGGGAGATTCTGCTTGCATTCGAGATCTTACCCTGCTCGTGGTACTTCGTTTTCAATCTGAACCTGTACCACTCGAGCACTAAAGAAAGTAACAGATCGCCATCTCGTTGATTCCTGATTAAACTGCCCTTTTTCCTCCTGGGACGTGAACCCAAATGCGATCGGGTTTGCACGAGACACGGTCGGGGCGATCGCATCCCATAAACGAGTCTCCGCGATCCCATCGCGGAAATATAAAATGAACTAATGACAGGCGAAACTTACACAGCTTTTGGCAAACGTGATGAAGTCATTCAAAAGCGCCAGGGGGGTTCTTGTTCTTTTCCCATGTGCATCGCTTCGCACATCTGTCATCGTCATTCGCGATCGTATTGATAAAAAATGCGAAGACCCAGGATTCAGAATTGGTTTTACCGTCGAAAGATCTTAAAAAGAACCATTTTTTTCAAAGCATGGTCATATTTTATTGTCATCAAAATGCGGCCTCCTTCTGGGACTCTAGGGAGATTCGTGATTAATGCTAACGCGACTTTCAAGGCGTTCGCATTACTGTGgcgtttattttattataatctGCTCTGGGATTCTTCTATCCACATGTGGTCCTGGAATTCACACTTGAAGATACAGATCAAGCGCATGCAACACATTCCCAATTTCCACTTACTGCCAAATAATAATGTCGAATTTGTTTTCTATGGACAAGTTCTGCTGACTatgctaataatttttttttattggtagtTGGGGAAGTGATGagatatgagagagagagagagagagagatggacaagAGCTGCAGAGGTGTTGTCAAGAACTCGCACAGTTCGTTCAGCGCTTCACGCGCTCGCGCCGCACGGTCTGGTCTGGTCTGGTCTTGATATGCACGTGACACGAGTTACTGCTTGTTTGGTCttcttttgttaaaatattatgGTTGACGTTGACCCAGATAAATGATAAATGGTGGTGGTGTGTGGACTAAACAAGTCATCGAAGCCTCAGTCCATTGCCTGAAGCCTCCCCGTTAAGCGTAGACAAAGGCAAATCTGAGCAGTGGCAGTTTGGTGGGTCTATCTTCCTCGCATCTCGTATCTCgcgtctctctgtctctctgtctcgcTGCCGATGGAGGCTTCAGCTAAGCTGCAACAAGAGGGAGAAGAATATGATCTGAAAGTGGaagtggaggaagaagaagtgggTCTGCTGAGAAGGCAGTCCACGACGCGAAAATATGGTGTCCATGAAGGTGGTGTTTCTGGGAATGGCGATTCCAGTACAGACAGCAGCAGGTCCAGCAAGAATGGCACCCATGCAGAAGAAGAGCCGGAAGCAGGACAAGAATGGGTTGAGGAGGTGAATGGTGGGGAAAATGATGTTGAAGAGAAGGGACCAGAGGGACCAGAGacagaagcagagcaagaaccAGGAGAAGAACGAGAAGCCGCACCGGAGCGAGACGAAGTGGATGAGAATGGGAGCAATGGCGGTACGAACGGAAAGAGAGATGTCGCGGTTCTTGCACCAGCGGCGAAGACAGAACCCCACTTCCACAGTGAGGTCAAAGTGAATGAGTCGACCTGGACCAACACCGTTCACTTCGACAGCGGACGAGGTAAGCAAACCGCTAGCGATATCACTCAATTCGAACAACTCATGTAGCATAGGATTTTCAACTCGCGCCATCACATTCGTCTCATCAATTTCACGCGATGTGACAGTGAATGTGGTACGTCGAATGTTTGAAAGAGGAACtgcattttttttctgttaaattttgcAATCCTGCACAAATCATTCCCTTCTTTTTTACGTAAAGGGTGGACTTTCTTGCTTCTTACTTCTGACCCGTACAGTGATCTTTGCCTGTAAGCGTGCTCCAGCTCGATAATAATATATTAACCAAAATGCCCCGGGTCTTTGTCTGGCCGGTGGAGTGTGAGAAACGGACCCTCTTTCACTCACTCACTCGACTCCCCCAATCTTTTGTCTTTCCGTCGCTTAATTTGATCTGCTTCATTAGCAAATTTGTGTTGGACTTCGCAATGGAGGATTAGTCCCATTGGACTCCGTTTGATCCAGCTTGACAAGGTTCCTCTTTTACCTGTGAGCCTCTTTGAGTATCTGGGTGATTCTTGAGTTCTTTATTGGTAACATCGTCTCGATCCATTTTCTGGGTAGTTCCAATGTTGAACGCTCATCTCGTTCTTGACGCTCTAGCTTTCTGTGAGTAGACATGATTAGAGAGATGCATTCTTTGTTGAtgggaaagaagagaaggagttGGGCTCGTGTTAGACTAGATGGCAATGTGTGTGATTATAAAAACTGATTGCTAGGGCATAGATTTTATGGCATAGTAGTGGTTTCTGTCTGTGATTCCATCTGCACTGCACTTGAATGAGGAAATTCCCCTGGTGACTCTCGAGGGCTTGCGCTGGTTGATGTAATTTATAGCCTGTAATCCTTACGAGCTTCCGACCTATGGAGCATTTACTGATTAACTAATTCAAGTTAGCTTATCTCTTGAGAGCTGCATTTCTTTGAACGTGAGTTTCTCCAAGGTGAAAGACAGTCTAACCTGATGATTGATGGGTGTACCTATAGATGGTCACAGGATGCTGTTATATCTTGCATTAGCTACTTAATCATGATGGGGACTTGCATGCCACTCTGGATAAGCAATTGATGACAATGCTTGTCTTCCGAACCACTGCAGGTACAGAATCCATCCAAACAATTGTCAAGACGGAATACAGCGATATTAAACGAGTTTCATATGAAACGGAGACAGTGCATGAAGCTTCAGATGTTGCAACAGAGACGTTCAGCGCTTTTCTAAGCTCTCAGGTTGATCATCAAGATGAAGGAATTTCTGAAGATGAGATATTTTTGGACTCCGCTTTATTGTCTCCAAGAAAGTCATCTGAAGAGACAAACACATATTCTAAGGAGAGTAAAGTAGTTGAAGAAGTTGATCTGATAGAAGAACTCAACCCTGAAGAGACAGAATTTGATGTCAAGAAGGTACTGGAGAAGCAAAATACTCATGATTTATACTGTCCCAATTGTCGTTCTTGTATAACAAGAAGGGTAATCCTTCGGAGAAAGAAACGGAAGCCGCGCTATGTGCGTCACagtgacaaaattggaaaaacaaCTGGCTCTCAACTACATGCTCAAGCTGGAACTGCGGTAAAGGAGGATCTTAAACCAATTACTATTGGCATCAATGAGGCTCCAACTCCTGCAGTCATAAATATTCCAACGCCTGCAGTCAATGATCAACCTGATGATAGGGATCGAGAAGCTTTTAGATGTCTGTCATGTTTCAGTATTTTCATTCCCAAAGGTATTTTTCCATTTCTCATTGCTATGGAAGCTCATAATTTGTGCTGAatacttatttcttttaagcaCCTTCTAATTCTCTGTACTGCTTACAACTTGGTTTGTCACAGATATGACTCTTTCTGTTGGTTAAGAACACGTTTAGGAATCCTTGAGTATGAGCTACTTAAAACTTACTAAGAAAATCTTTTGTAACAGATTGTAATTATCTATTTGGAATCCATATCAACAGGTGTGATACCAAAGAAGCCAAGCAAATGGCAAAGTTTCTAAGAACTGAGACTTCAAGACTAAACAATGAACTGAGAGGATTATGTTCTCTCTCCATGTTGTGTTTAGTGTTCAATCATAGAGTGGGAACTgaactacttttttttcttaGCAGGAGACGGATTTAAATTGTTCTGGCCTtttaaagagagagaagatgctAAAAAACTGCCAGATCCTTCAGAGGTACCCGTGGCAAAAGGTAGTacattcttctctttttttggctCCATGGAAGGGGATACCAGTTATTTCTGTTGCCCTGCAGTCCATGATTAACCAATTCCATCATGAGCATTTGCCAGAAAAGTTCTTACAACTTCTTACACTGCAACCAATTCCtgtaaccataaaaaaaaaaattaaaaaaagaaaaaaattcttacaACTTCACAGCTTTACATTCAGTAAAACAGCTTCGAAAATGTGCATGCCTATATGAGCTTTATTAAGGACCAACAGTTGCTGTCATTCTCATACTTGCATGTCCTTCTGACACTGCAAACTCCGTGCATCTGCGGCATAGAACTTATCATCCTCATTTAGTAAAAGCTCTTTGACAACAACGTGATATGGATTCTTTCGATATGCTTTTCAATATAAATAGGGACTGCATCAAAGAACCACAGACACTCTCTAAGAGCCTGTATGTCAGTGTCAGACGCCCTGATATGTGTCCGACACTCGGTCAACTCTCCCGACATGCGATTTCGACATACACGGGATCAATTTTAGAAATCTTCAATAACTTAGGGGTCAAAATATGaagatataataatataaaactataaaaagggagaaagaaaaccCTATCTTTTGATGGTGAAATGTGCATTTTTTATTCGACTTATCGTTAAATGTCAAATTTAATAGTGGAACATggattgcttcttcttcttcttctttttccaaattttatgaactATTAGAAAgaaatgtagttgaatttgtcaaattaatataatgaatgatattaacaaatggtggattaatgtttttagtgtaaattcattctaggcttttttaattatttatttatttgaggatttgaatcaaattaatttaattataatttatcatgtatatataaaaatatacatttaatatacgtGTCCCAATACATTGAAATcctctattttttgaaaaatgacgtgtcgacgtgtcatGTCGTGTTGTATCGCATGTCAGTGTTGGTGTcggtgtcggtgctacttaggaCTGCATTGGTTGTCTTGGAAAGAGTTATTTTAATCTATGAAAGAGAGAGACTGCAGCGTGCGCTTACACTCACCGGAAACTTGTCACTGTGGTGTCTATTGTTTACTAAGTTTTTAAGGCATAATTTCACATCAATTTTAGTAGAAGATATTGAGAATGCCCACTAAATCTTCTAAACATATTCATATGTTCAGTACACCATGCTGTCTTATTACTTCATTTTTCTGTAAGCATGTTAAATCAACAGCAACATTCTAATGACGGACTGTGTTACAATCATATTTCAGGCAAGGTGAATTAATTTTATCGACTGTTTTCTTGATGTCGTTGCAGATAATGCTGTGACAGAGACATCACAGATGCACATAGAGCATACAGATTCAACTAAAGTAACTGAGCATCCGGATGCTTTTGTCTCACCAACTGAGGGCACTCCCAGAACCACTGAAGTACCATCTGATACGGGGCTGCTGAATAGCAAAGTCACTCAACCCAtggaaattgaaaaggaaacgAATGACTTGAACAAGGAATCCAGCATCAATACAGAACGAGATCCTGGTAAGTGGATGTTCCTTTGGGTCATTTTTCTAAGAATTTAGTATTTTCATTGGTGCCAAATGTGCATGGAGAACAAAACAAAGCTAATTATTTGCCTTTTCAGACATATATAATAAGTATATATccagaaagaaaaaggattcaTCTGATCTTTTCTATCTCTTCTCTTGCCATTATTAGATGTATGGATTTGGTGCATGATGAACCAGATAAAGGCTACCTCGGTTGTCctggaaatcttttcctcttatccatggaagaaagaaagtgaATGACCGTTAGAAATGTTCAATGGACTTACAGCTCAATATTCTCCCCTTCCCTCTAAACTAAAACAATTGGGGCTTGTCAGCAAGTCCTCAGATATTAATCCCGACTCTGAATAGTCATTATCTTCAAGCAGAAAAGGTAAGAAAAAGCAGAGAAGAAAATATCAGAACAATCAACCTGGACAGAATTTAATGAGTCAAACAtactagtctttgataaaatCAGAACTATCTCTATAGTGTTAACCACAGAGCAAGAATTCCAGTTACAATCACCATACTCAAGGTGTTAGACCTGGCTCCAGGAGAATTAAGGTCTAAATTATGCTTCAATATAGCGATATTTGAAGTGcattattttcttgataaaatgCTGCAAAGTAATGCTGTGTGGTATTAATTGAAtctagtttagtttaatttaagaAGTGAATCTCATTATGTCTTTTGTATGATGTGTTATTGAAATGCTGGAGCTTTTGGTGACATCAATTTCAGGTGAAACCTTGGCAGCTAATGGACAATCTCCTGAAGATGCAAATACAAAACCCCTGACTGTTGAACTGATACCACCTTCAACGCCTACTGTGCCAGTGGTTGGAACAACTTCAAAAGAGATTTACCCAAAACCCATTACGGAAAACACAGAAGAATTACCTGCTGTGAGTGCTCCTCCTGCAATTACAGGGGTTAAACCATCCCCAGCTCAACCATCTCCAGCTGAACCACAGAAAGGTGAGGACTCTGCAACTAAATTAAGGCAACATGTAAAATATCCAACAAGCAATTAATGTTGGAAAAGAATTAAGAGATGCTGTCAAAAATGGTATGTGAAATTGGTGCCTTCTTGGTCTCTGTAGCATGTAATTGGAGAATGCACACACAAACTTGTCCACACGATGCAGGCACTCCTGTTGACATACTAACAAACTTGGCGTGTCTTCACTCAGACTTACTACTGCTGGCCTAATCACTGTTCTATTACATGTCGTGTGTCTGTATTCATCTCTCTGTTGATAACCCATGCGCTTGTTGTGTAATCATCCATTTTCCAAGAGTGCTGCTTAAATATTGGGATGCTTTTGCCGGTTCTACTGAACGCCATTCGTAATCCCTTTAATTTCTCTGTAGCTGGAATCTGTATAAGTTCTTGTTTAGGAGCTCCTGTTCCTGAAAGGGTAACTCCTGTGAACTTTTATGGTTCCTTCACTAGCAGAGAAGGTTACGTGTGACATTAGTACATCTCATTGACAGAATATTCATGCTTACTGCTCTTTAACCTTGCCAGAGCCAGTTGTGAAAACTATTTTGTTAGGAGATTTTCAATTAAGGTGCAAGTCACCACTCGCCGACTTTTCTGGGTTtctgctcactctctctcctctgaaTAGACTTCTTACAACAATATTTCTGCACCTACTCATAGCTCGATTATTAAGTCATGACTTTGTATCATCACAAATGCAGAAGGTGACGTGATAGTTGAGATTGACACACTCACGGCACCCACAAGTGATGTTGCAGCACAACCTGGAACTCAGACACTATCCGAAGAGCCACCAGTTGTTCAACCTCATCAACCTCGTGAATGGGATATTTTAAAGAGCATTGTCTACGGTGGCTTGATAGAATCAATAACAAGTCTAGCTGTTGTGTCATCTGCAGCGGGAGCTGGTGCCGCCACATGTATGTACCCAAATTTCGTCCACTGAGTAATGTGCTCTAAACTGCTTATCCTTCATGTGTATCCCAACTTCACACAAATCTGAAATACATTTGggttcatttcaaaatttggcttattttatcttataaaaatttctgaCATATTTAACGTAAAAAGCTGCATACATGTGATGTTTGATTTTACCGTTCAAAATTTCTGAGTTGATTGCTTAGTGCCCTGCAAGTTTACTCCATCCTTGTGTTAGTTTTTTGTTTGGTTCACATTACTTCCGCCTatgttttttattctttggtGCCTAACTGTACCGTTAGATGTCGATGATGTTGCCTGACTGTGTTTCTGTGTTTACTTTTCTTAGAAATAGTTTCGCTATGAATAAGTTTACTGCATTTCGGTTCTCAGGGTTTCTTACTGTTCtctaaactttttcatataCAAATGCAGTGAACACCTTAGGTTTGGGATTAGCTAATCTGTTTGGAGGACTTATCGTCATTGGCCATAACGTGAGTAATTCTCTTTTATCCATGTCAGGCATCTCGTAGTGATCTTTACATCTTCCCACATAATATTTATCACATCGCCGATTTCTTCTAAAATTTACTAAGTTGCTTTGCCAATAGAAACTTCGTCCCAAAAGGACTTGAGGATGTGTTAATTAAAATCAGAACCGCATCTTCTTGTAATAAAGCCAATCTATTCGAGGATGTGAGAACTTATCATTACGTGTTAGCTTTGGCTAACTTGTGTCCAGCTCTCGTTGTAATAAAGGTAAGTTTTTGCAGCTTAGAGAGTTGAAGAATGAGCAGCCCAGTCAAGGTGCCGAACAGGTAGACCGGTACCAAGAGGTGCTAGGAAAGAGACAACACTTTCCCCGGCACGCAATAGTAGCCATTTTATCCTTTATAATCTTTGGCTGCGTGGCTCCAATCACTTATGCATTCTCATTTAGGGAGAGTGACAATAGGGATTACAAGCTGGCTGCCGTTGCGGCTGCTTCTCTGTTATGCATTTTTCTACTTGCCATAGGGAAAGCCTATGTCAGGAAGCCGCCTAAAGCTTACTTTGAGACAGTGCTACACTATGTCATTATGGGGTTCATGGCATCAGGAATCTCTTTCTTAGTCGGCGAACTGATTGACGAGCTTCTCACGAAGCTCGGCTGGTTCAATTCGACCTCATCTCTGTCTGGGACCGGGGCTTTGGAGACTGGAACGATGCAGTCTGGATGGGCATCCTACTGAAGTCATGGGATCTCAAAGAGCACTTCCAACACGGAGTGGACGGAAGCAGTTTTATTCTGAAGGTAGTTGTTTCATTCATGTCATGCCAAGGCAcgactctttttcctttccaagaTTAGAGAAACTAGTAGGATCCGGCGTCGCCTTCACATCTCTTCCTTCATTCTCATGTTATGTCTTAGATGAATAGTTTCTAGTAAGAAGAGAATGCCTCACAATTCATACTAGGAAAATTTACCATATCCTTTCCGCGTCTCGACAGCCGGAAATAAACTAAATGAAGGACATGGCCCTTCTGTGAACTTCtgtatttttacttttccttcgACGATAAACTGTTCTCTCTTCAAGGCGATTGCCAAGGGCATCTTGCGGTGCTTGTTTTCCTCTTGACGCATCATTGCGTCCATGAAAGCAACTATCATGCTCCTAGACATGTTGCCCCGTATTTCTTCTTCTGCATAAGCACGAGTCgacgtttttcttctttctttccttcttttttagtTAAGTGCGAGATGGGCaaaatttgaaacaatcaaGACATAATCCCAGCACGTAAACGAATTTGGttagtgtcgcgacctaatttttgcgggttcaccacctaaaactaggttaatggattgttaagcctaaacttaacttgggctctcccaagcccataccaattcgcaacttaggttt harbors:
- the LOC104434131 gene encoding membrane protein of ER body-like protein, whose protein sequence is MEASAKLQQEGEEYDLKVEVEEEEVGLLRRQSTTRKYGVHEGGVSGNGDSSTDSSRSSKNGTHAEEEPEAGQEWVEEVNGGENDVEEKGPEGPETEAEQEPGEEREAAPERDEVDENGSNGGTNGKRDVAVLAPAAKTEPHFHSEVKVNESTWTNTVHFDSGRGTESIQTIVKTEYSDIKRVSYETETVHEASDVATETFSAFLSSQVDHQDEGISEDEIFLDSALLSPRKSSEETNTYSKESKVVEEVDLIEELNPEETEFDVKKVLEKQNTHDLYCPNCRSCITRRVILRRKKRKPRYVRHSDKIGKTTGSQLHAQAGTAVKEDLKPITIGINEAPTPAVINIPTPAVNDQPDDRDREAFRCLSCFSIFIPKGDGFKLFWPFKEREDAKKLPDPSEVPVAKDNAVTETSQMHIEHTDSTKVTEHPDAFVSPTEGTPRTTEVPSDTGLLNSKVTQPMEIEKETNDLNKESSINTERDPGETLAANGQSPEDANTKPLTVELIPPSTPTVPVVGTTSKEIYPKPITENTEELPAVSAPPAITGVKPSPAQPSPAEPQKEGDVIVEIDTLTAPTSDVAAQPGTQTLSEEPPVVQPHQPREWDILKSIVYGGLIESITSLAVVSSAAGAGAATLNTLGLGLANLFGGLIVIGHNLRELKNEQPSQGAEQVDRYQEVLGKRQHFPRHAIVAILSFIIFGCVAPITYAFSFRESDNRDYKLAAVAAASLLCIFLLAIGKAYVRKPPKAYFETVLHYVIMGFMASGISFLVGELIDELLTKLGWFNSTSSLSGTGALETGTMQSGWASY